AAAATACTGTCGAAAACCGTCCTACCAGTAAATGCAATGGATTGAAGCATGTATTCAAGGAAAAGGTTGATTCAGGAGAATTATACTTGGGGACTGAATGAGTGCACAGATACTCTCTCCCTGTCAGGAGCTTCACCATGTCTGCAGAACTCATCAATCAAATTCAGCATATGCACTATAAAACAATAGCGTCGGGACCGacaaaatttatcaatttatcgcGATATTAAATAATCGCATAAATTATATATGTGAGGCTTCCACCAGGGGATTTTATAAGAAACCGAATAGTTAcatcaaaataaatattaatttatcaaaatattgtttaattctaaaaaaattatcaacAAAATGAACCAATACACCTTATTGTTTTCGTCATTGTAAGATTTGTTCAATGGATGATACCACATCAAAGTATCCAAGTAAAACGTTAGATTATGAAGGAACTAGAGAATTGCAAAATTTAATCAATGGATTGAATTATCATAGTAGAATGGATGTTGAATTTCTTTTAAACTGCTCTCAAAAGGATATTATTTCAGATTTGTTGACTGAcgaagaaataattgagagtgTCATGGGAAAAGACGAAAGTGATGATGTGGAAGTCGAAGATGAAAGTGTAGTTACAGAGCCACCTTCCCGTAAAGAAGCTATCAAAGCTGCAAAGATATTGAATAAGTTTTTATTGCACCAGGAAACGACAACACCAAAACTCTTCTAATGTTAATCAAAATCCAAGATGAAATTCAATGTAACATCAATTTTGAGAAACACTAAGTCACAATTGAATCATTCTTTACCAAATTAGCATAAATGTAAAACTAAATTTGTATAAATTGGAGAGTTATTATCTTATACATTCGAATGGACCTAtagaaagattaaaaaaaaaattattttataaatttagcgaattattaatttagcaCATTGGTCCGGCTCGGGACAggtaaaatttattaattaatcgtgattattaatttatcggaAATTTATTTATAGAGGTTTCACTGTTGTTTAGTATCTGATGGAACAAGATTGTCTTTTCCAGATGAAGATGGGACACACCTTTGAACCTGCTCAAACAGGAAAGGCAAATAAAAGTGTGATTGGGAACTGCTCACCACTACTCGGATCAAAGATACTGAATTTGGCAAGACAATAGTCGATGCACGCGCCGCTGTCAGTATCATCCCATGAAGACACTCAAAGTTGTAGAGATATTCAAGAGAGCAAACATATTATCAACATGCAGTGATATGCCTGGTCATCTATGAAGTGCAACGCATACATGAGGACGGCTCCATGCTTGATAACTCAGACGACTCTCATCAATATCGTATTCAACTCCAACTTTCATCCAAATTCTTTCTCTAACCTAGCTTATCAGCGCCAACCAAGGATGCAGGGATACCCTATGAAAAAACCAAGTGGATAGAAGCATGATAGATCCATCAAATCGTTTCATATCTTGTGGAATTCAAGTAAGCTACTAGGGGACTGACATCATCCCAACACAGTCATCAATTTCAACCAGAAGGTCCTGGCTACCTACATGTGTTCAACTCCGGAGCTTCTCATTCATCTCGTTTATCACGCCAAGAGTTGGACCACACCCCTGCTACCTACTTCACTCAATGGTAATATACATCCAAGGACATCCTTTACCAAACTTGAATTTCTGACTATCGTTGATAACAAGGAAGACACAACTATCTCCAGATTCAATACTTATGATGATGCCAGCCTCGAGACTTCTTTCGTTACTGCTACTCTCACTACCTCATGAAATGAAGATAGTCTCATACTGTACATCCCATCTTAGGGACTGGGTATCCACGTATTTATTTTTGAGCGCCTAAACCCTCATATCAGATGCTTGCTTCACACTTAATTATCATACCAATGAAGTCTCCTGTCGAAGCCTTCTAGCATTACAAGGTTTCCTTATGTTTATCTTCTTTGCCAGCAACAACGTCTAACaagttgtgaaaaagcgggggtctaaaaaccacacccaatatttcgattagcaatctgtatggactaactccaatatacttttaagagaatcaactagacggtcagactcaatcttaataaaagtatatcaaagagttatatctcactttatcgattcaatacttactctagcaaatagaaatatgcgagtctaattgaatacaatagaaatcacttgaatggtaccaaagaccaatgctcaaggatcaatcaatttcaatcaacaaccaaagattggatttcccaattgatcgattcaacgcacaacctgtgatatttcaattatataacaaaatataatgcggaaaagaaataacacagataccagaagatttgttaacgaggaaaccgcaaatgcagaaaaaccccgggacttagtccagattgaacacacattgtattaagctgctacagacactagcctactacaactaacttcggtctggactatagtagaaccccaatcaatctcacactgatccaaggtacagttgcgctccttaggtctctgatcccagcaggatattacacacttgattcccttagctgatcacatccacaactaagagttgctatagCCCAatgtcgaagattttaataaacaaatctgtatcgcacagaaaagtccacggtaatagataaatctgtttcctacagaaatacctacgagtttttgttccgtcttttgataaatcaaggtgaacatgaaccaattgataaaccagacttatattcccgaagaacaacctagaattatcaatcacctcagaataatcttaatcaactagcgaaagaagatattgcggaatcacaaacgatgagacgaagatgtttgtgacttcttttatatcttgcctattggagaaatcaatctcaagtcaatcttacgattgtacttagtacgatagaaacaacaagatcagatcacacaactacaagaaaagtagtatcggtctggcttcacaatcccagtgatttcttcaagtcgttaacctacacggtacgatagaaacctaaggttaaaggagaatttactctatataatacaactagtatcacacatgaggtgtagggattaggtttcccagttgctagagttctcctttatatagtctttcaaatcatggtttgcaatcaatgttagcttagtaacaaagcagtcaatattcactgttagatgaaaaccgttagattcaagctaatatctttcaaccgttagatcgaaacttagcttgttccacacaaatgaaatgcacgtttatttaggtttgtgtaaccgtacccaaacatgtacacttagttggttcaacagtagttaaccaatggttagccatgtgagcaCTTTCACATCAACCCGTTGATGagggtttttagcttagggttaaaatcataaaaccttagtcTGACGTGACGTGGCTCTGGAAGGGAACGAAGCCGTGAGTACCAATAtcaccactagcgcatttattgagcctttcaatacgtctacgagaaatttaccagggtaccttttttatgtatctATACGCTAttttccacgacagaaccctcaagTATCGACTGGCATTGTCTCCGCACATGCTAGTCGCGCATGCTATCCAAGTGTGTCAACTGCAtgtcaaccatgctagccacacctccgcgccaaaggcatgccaaccgcacctccgtgccaacggcgt
This portion of the Papaver somniferum cultivar HN1 chromosome 11, ASM357369v1, whole genome shotgun sequence genome encodes:
- the LOC113324372 gene encoding uncharacterized protein LOC113324372, producing the protein MDDTTSKYPSKTLDYEGTRELQNLINGLNYHSRMDVEFLLNCSQKDIISDLLTDEEIIESVMGKDESDDVEVEDESVVTEPPSRKEAIKAAKILNKFLLHQETTTPKLF